The following are from one region of the Salvelinus fontinalis isolate EN_2023a chromosome 5, ASM2944872v1, whole genome shotgun sequence genome:
- the LOC129855982 gene encoding uncharacterized protein LOC129855982 isoform X1, translating into MALKGYTKQKNKTNSPYYLENILETNEHPEDHKEYVMFHGTTKEATELIKKNGFTPSREELGPGVYVSRDIGKAIKYPLGVSNNKRRVLKVKVDVGKVKIIDQQDHLMQKTWHTEHGYDTAWVPPGVSMVLSNQQGNCVYDPKRIKVMQVMKVKESNISRHRHLQSGVTPEDSHVYVMYHGTSKQAAVEIQRHGFTPSTDGMLGAGVYVSRDIRKAIKYPIGADDSDKMVLKVKVDVGKVKIIDVQGHDRQYDWHTHGYDTAWVPPGVDMVASNQQENCVYDPKRIKVMALLKVAILKKLNPSLEVEA; encoded by the exons ATGGCTTTGAAGGGGTACACCaagcagaaaaacaaaacaaattcaCCATACTACTTAGAAAACATTCTTGAGACCAATGAGCATCCAGAGGATCACAAAGAATATGTGATGTTCCACGGCACCACAAAAGAGGCTACAGAGTTGATAAAGAAGAATGGTTTCACACCATCAAGAGAAGAACTTGGGCCTGGTGTGTATGTCAGTCGAGACATAGGGAAAGCAATTAAATACCCCCTTGGTGTTTCCAACAATAAGAGAAGAGTACTAAAAGTCAAAGTGGATGTAGGGAAGGTTAAAATCATAGATCAACAGGATCACCTCATGCAGAAGACCTGGCATACCGAGCATGGATATGACACCGCCTGGGTTCCCCCAGGGGTCAGTATGGTGCTGAGCAACCAACAGGGGAACTGTGTCTACGACCCAAAGAGAATCAAAGTCATGCAGGTCATGAAAGTAAAAGAAAGCAACAT ATCTAGACACCGTCATCTTCAGAGTGGAGTCACCCCTGAGGACAGCCACGTCTACGTGATGTATCATGGAACATCTAAACAGGCTGCAGTAGAAATACAGAGACATGGCTTCACACCATCCACAGACGGCATGCTTGgtgcaggtgtctatgtcagtcGAGACATCCGAAAAGCCATCAAATACCCCATTGGTGCTGATGACTCAGACAAGATGGTTCTGAAAGTAAAGGTGGATGTTGGCAAGGTTAAGATCATTGATGTGCAGGGTCACGACAGGCAATACGACTGGCACACACATGGGTATGACACTGCCTGGGTTCCACCTGGTGTTGACATGGTGGCGAGTAACCAACAGGAGAACTGTGTCTACGACCCAAAGAGAATCAAAGTCATGGCATTGCTGAAAGTGGCCATCTTGAAAAA GTTAAACCCGTCACTGGAGGTGGAGGCTTGA
- the LOC129855978 gene encoding uncharacterized protein LOC129855978 codes for MEKVGGDLTSCRLDWEVLLSLLQHSTHNITVDLRKNRLLEKNISDLLPFLGRVIFKRLSSSFVKSTIRQIYDSRASDCVSSLLRSSDHWINLNSRELDRVDCTALCFTLQHSHQVKVNLLWTSIPPGEIESILPLLDRVSQLSVDKKLLLSFLHSCAASQILQGALSPTTTTTAAELLRALQYRLDFSCSSSVDLSAHDQGEALCLTTDHCRAINSVLKQSQHSTRLVQNPTQNQSRNQTHVQLILKDCEVEHGALRELLPILHIVKLSLSKALLLQLLDHVCEGIEEGVLRHAEFLCRALDGELDLSETRLNQKACGSLALVLEHSEGLSELDLNHCQLTDRHLQPLLTHLHKVEVLDLSHNDITDALTDSILQLVSTNTSIRTVRLFNNRINDRSPFLTDKRFEIW; via the exons ATGGAGAAGGTTGGTGGAGACCTGACCTCCTGCAGGCTGGACTGGGAAGtgcttctctctctgctgcagcattcaacccacaacaTCACAGTGGACCTCAGGAAGAACAGGCTTCTAGAGAAGAACATCTCAGACCTTCTCCCCTTTCTGGGAAGGGTTATATTCAAGAG GCTCAGTTCCAGCTTTGTGAAGTCTACCATCAGACAGATCTATGACAGTAGAGCCAGTGACTGTGTGTCCAGTTTGTTGAGGTCTTCAGACCATTGGATCAACCTGAACAGCAGAGAGCTGGACAGAGTGGACTGTACTGCTCTGTGTTTCACCCTGCAGCACAGCCACCAAGTCAAAGTCAACCTGCTGTGGACCTCCATACCACCGGGGGAGATAGAGAGCATCCTGCCTCTTCTGGACAGAGTCTCCCAACTCAG TGTTGACAAGAAGCTGTTGCTGAGTTTCCTCCACTCCTGCGCTGCCTCTCAGATCCTGCAGGGGGCActatcaccaacaacaacaacaacagcagcggAGCTGCTCAGGGCTCTGCAGTACAGGTTGGACTTTTCCTGCTCCTCCTCTGTGGACCTGTCAGCTCACGACCAGGGGGAGGCGCTGTGTCTGACCACTGACCACTGTAGGGCCATAAACTCTGTTCTGAAGCAGAGCCAGCACAGCACACGGCTGGTTCAGAACCCGACTCAGAACCAGTCCCGAAACCAGACCCACGTGCAGCTCATCCTTAAAGACTGTGAGGTGGAGCACGGAGCACTGAGAGAGCTGCTTCCCATCCTGCATATTGTCAAGCTGAG TCTCAGCAAAGCTCTGCTACTTCAGCTGCTGGACCATGTGTGTGAGGGGATTGAAGAGGGGGTTCTGAGGCACGCAGAGTTCCTGTGCAGAGCCCTGGATGGGGAGCTGGACCTCAGTGAGACCAGGCTGAACCAAAAGGCCTGTGGATCTCTAGCCCTGGTTCTGGAACACTCAGAGGGGCTGTCAGAACTGGACCTCAACCACTGCCAACTCACAGACCGCCATCTACAGCCCCTGCTCACACACCTGCACAAAGTTGAAGTCCTGGA CCTGAGTCACAATGACATCACTGATGCTCTGACCGACAGTATACTCCAACTGGTCTCCACCAACACTTCAATACGCACCGtacg GCTCTTCAACAACAGAATCAATGACAGAAGTCCGTTCCTGACAGACAAGAGGTTTGAGATCTGGTGA
- the LOC129855982 gene encoding uncharacterized protein LOC129855982 isoform X2 codes for MFHGTTKEATELIKKNGFTPSREELGPGVYVSRDIGKAIKYPLGVSNNKRRVLKVKVDVGKVKIIDQQDHLMQKTWHTEHGYDTAWVPPGVSMVLSNQQGNCVYDPKRIKVMQVMKVKESNISRHRHLQSGVTPEDSHVYVMYHGTSKQAAVEIQRHGFTPSTDGMLGAGVYVSRDIRKAIKYPIGADDSDKMVLKVKVDVGKVKIIDVQGHDRQYDWHTHGYDTAWVPPGVDMVASNQQENCVYDPKRIKVMALLKVAILKKLNPSLEVEA; via the exons ATGTTCCACGGCACCACAAAAGAGGCTACAGAGTTGATAAAGAAGAATGGTTTCACACCATCAAGAGAAGAACTTGGGCCTGGTGTGTATGTCAGTCGAGACATAGGGAAAGCAATTAAATACCCCCTTGGTGTTTCCAACAATAAGAGAAGAGTACTAAAAGTCAAAGTGGATGTAGGGAAGGTTAAAATCATAGATCAACAGGATCACCTCATGCAGAAGACCTGGCATACCGAGCATGGATATGACACCGCCTGGGTTCCCCCAGGGGTCAGTATGGTGCTGAGCAACCAACAGGGGAACTGTGTCTACGACCCAAAGAGAATCAAAGTCATGCAGGTCATGAAAGTAAAAGAAAGCAACAT ATCTAGACACCGTCATCTTCAGAGTGGAGTCACCCCTGAGGACAGCCACGTCTACGTGATGTATCATGGAACATCTAAACAGGCTGCAGTAGAAATACAGAGACATGGCTTCACACCATCCACAGACGGCATGCTTGgtgcaggtgtctatgtcagtcGAGACATCCGAAAAGCCATCAAATACCCCATTGGTGCTGATGACTCAGACAAGATGGTTCTGAAAGTAAAGGTGGATGTTGGCAAGGTTAAGATCATTGATGTGCAGGGTCACGACAGGCAATACGACTGGCACACACATGGGTATGACACTGCCTGGGTTCCACCTGGTGTTGACATGGTGGCGAGTAACCAACAGGAGAACTGTGTCTACGACCCAAAGAGAATCAAAGTCATGGCATTGCTGAAAGTGGCCATCTTGAAAAA GTTAAACCCGTCACTGGAGGTGGAGGCTTGA
- the LOC129855984 gene encoding uncharacterized protein LOC129855984 → MLTRACLRKMKPNSPYLDNFLDTGEHPEDQRTYVMFHGTSVEAAELIKKNGFTPSRADISMLGAGVYVTRDIQKACKYPPGVSNSKRRVLKVRVDVGKVKIIDQQDHPMQKTWHTEHGYDTAWVPPGVDMVESNRQENCVYDPKRIKVVEVMKVNKKTISRYNHLQSGVTPEDSHVYVMYHGTSKQIAVKIQRNGFEPSKDGMLGAGVYLSRDIRKVIKYPIGADDSDKMVLKVKVNVGKVKIINKQGHDMQYNWHTKHGYDTAWVPPGVGMVERNQEEDCVFDPKRITVLAMLKVSTMKMLNPSL, encoded by the exons ATGTTGACTAGGGCTTGCCTGAGGAAAATGAAACCAAACTCTCCATACTTAGACAACTTTCTCGACACTGGTGAACATCCTGAGGATCAAAGAACATATGTGATGTTCCATGGCACCTCAGTAGAGGCTGCAGAGCTGATAAAGAAGAATGGCTTCACACCGTCAAGAGCAGATATCAGCATGCTTGGTGCTGGTGTTTATGTTACACGGGACATTCAAAAAGCCTGTAAATACCCTCCTGGTGTTTCCAACTCTAAGAGAAGAGTACTAAAAGTCAGAGTGGATGTAGGGAAGGTTAAGATCATAGACCAGCAGGATCACCCCATGCAGAAGACCTGGCACACCGAGCATGGATATGACACCGCCTGGGTTCCACCAGGGGTCGATATGGTAGAAAGCAACCGACAGGAGAACTGTGTCTACGACCCAAAGAGAATCAAAGTCGTGGAGGTCATGAAAGTAAACAAAAAGACCAT ATCTAGATACAATCATCTTCAGAGTGGAGTCACACCTGAGGACAGCCACGTCTACGTGATGTATCATGGAACATCAAAACAGATTGCTGTGAAAATACAGAGAAATGGATTCGAACCTTCCAAAGATGGTATGCTTGGTGCCGGTGTCTACCTCAGTCGAGACATCCGAAAAGTCATCAAATACCCCATTGGTGCTGATGACTCAGACAAGATGGTTCTGAAAGTGAAGGTGAATGTTGGCAAGGTTAAGATCATTAACAAACAGGGTCACGACATGCAATACAACTGGCACACTAAGCATGGGTATGACACTGCCTGGGTTCCACCTGGAGTTGGCATGGTGGAACGCAACCAAGAGGAGGACTGTGTTTTCGACCCAAAGAGAATCACAGTGTTGGCAATGCTGAAAGTGTCCACCATGAAAAT GTTAAACCCGTCACTGTAG